The Desulfovibrio sp. genome segment GCTGGCGCTCATTTCGGTAACATGGAAGCTCTTTCCGGCATCACGTCCGGATTCAATGGTAATCGTAATTTCCTTACGCATGGGGGCGACTCCTACAGGCTGCTGGGCGTCCAGCTTTCAAAGGTGATGTTATAGGCCGGAGCCTGCAAGGTTTTGGCGGCATTGGGCATGGGCTGCGCAGCCGTGAGCGCGCCGCGCAAACCCGTAAATGTTTTGCCAATGCCCGGCACGATGAACTGTGCAGAGCAGACGTACACCTCCTTGGCGGCGTCCTGATATGCCTGCCAGTCATCAAAGACCGGGCGGCTTTTACTGTCTGCGGCCAGCGTTATGGTGATTTCCTTGGGGGTGGGGGTGTAGCCAACGCTCAAGTGGCCATCCACGCCCATTTCAGCCACCACCGGGTTGACCTGGGCAGCACTGACCATCGCATCCGTGCTGTAGTTCTCAATTTTCACGGGCGAGTCATACAGGCCCGGCACCGTGATAAATAGCGAGGCATTGGCGCTGGTTATGGTCTGATTGTTCTGGTTGTCCATGATGGCTCCTTACTGGATAGCCGTGGCG includes the following:
- a CDS encoding phage tail fiber protein; this encodes MDNQNNQTITSANASLFITVPGLYDSPVKIENYSTDAMVSAAQVNPVVAEMGVDGHLSVGYTPTPKEITITLAADSKSRPVFDDWQAYQDAAKEVYVCSAQFIVPGIGKTFTGLRGALTAAQPMPNAAKTLQAPAYNITFESWTPSSL